In Setaria italica strain Yugu1 chromosome IX, Setaria_italica_v2.0, whole genome shotgun sequence, the genomic stretch TTGATGAAGCAATATAATACCTCTGCAAAGGTGATGTTAGTTGCAAGTGTTAGTAAAACCCCACTCTAATTTACCAGAAAAATTATACTTCTAAATAGGTAATTACTTATCACTGTGATGGTTCAAACAAAAATATAAGATAATAGAGCTAGAAGTATATCGTTTAATAAACATAAGCATGCAAACCAATTTCCAAGACATCAACAGTGAACCAATGACATACTAAACAAACAATAGGAAGCATGTTGTGCCTATGTCCGGTGACCTATTGTTAAGGATCAGTTAGCCGAAAGTAAACTCTAGTTATACTACCCATCTTGCAAAAGGTGATTGGAGTTCTTAAAATCTATAGGCTGTCCTATACCAATTTTCTAAATTTCAAGAAAAACAGCTGGTGATGTTAAATCTCAAACTTAGATAAAACTTAATATCCAGTGATCACAACATTTACCTGCATCCACATGCATGCAATAGCCATGGGAACTATAAGAATCAGAACTTGCCATGTGACTTTGCTCATGACAGCAACAATTCCAAGGAGTTGAATTGTCGTTGATGCAAATCCACCAAGCCTGAACGCTATATCAAGGTCCACAACACTTTGATCTACAGAAACCTGATATAAAGTATGAATAAGGACTCTTAAGAAGTACATATTACAGACTTATATTAGGGCAAGAGCAAGACTTACTCGGTTCAAAATCCGCCCAGCTGGTGTGGTGTCAAAGAATGACATCGGAGCTCGAAAGACACACCTAAGCATTTTTACAAAAAGCTTCTGTGCAGCTGCTAAACCAAACGTAGCCACAAGAAGGCTTCTCACAAACACAAACAATGAACTCCCAAAAGCAAGGGACATATAAACAACCAGAAGGACCACACTATCTGTTTTGGGTGCATCTCCTTCTGTTTGTGGGTTTGCCCACGCCATCCACCAGTTGCTCGCAATCTGAAGCACTTGGAACatggtttgagccaagataatTAGCGGTATCAGTGTACCTTTGTAGGCTTCCCCCATGTACGACAAATAAACATTTAAGCTAACTCTTCCTCGTTCCCTTTCCTCCTCTTGAACAGTACGTTTCTTCTTACGCTcctcattcttcttcttttcctttattcCCCGTGTCTTAGATGGTTGACCATTTTCGTGCACCTTGTTTTTCAGGTTATCAATATTACTAATGCTTGGTGTCAATCTTTTGTTAGGAATAGAAGAAGAAACTGTATCTCCATCAGAATCTTCAAAAATGTCCATGGTTTCAATAGCTTCCTTATGAGCGGAAACCAAAGCGTTGAAGTCAGTTCCAGCTTGCAGAAGATCATCGTACTTTCCAGCTTGGGTGATATGGCCATCCTTAAGAACCTGTACCAACACATAAGCATATAAGAGGGATTAATACAGGCTCATTAAGTCATTAGACCATGCACAATCCCATGGAAACTAGTCCTGTAGCCCTCATGAACAGGTCGCATACATGGTTAGCTTCCAAAAGGCAAAGATGGACCAATAGGCAATATGACTATTAGAGAACAATTTTATATGATGATAGGAATTGAAACGGCATGCCCATGTGCATTACTCATCATAATATACATATCGATATGAAAATATGGTTACCACTCACCAGTATCAGATCAGCAGCTGGTAGAAACTCAACTTGATGGGTTACATAAATTACTGTTTTGGTCGCTAATGCACTCAGTATGTACTCCTGCAAAACAGAAGCAGAGGCATTATGCAATAGAAACAGCTTCAGAAACAATTAGAATAAGGCAACAGTGGTACCAACCTTAAATAGTTCGCTACCGGTATGAGCATCGACAGCACTGAAGGGATCATCAAGCAAATAAATGTCAGCATCTTGGTAGAGTGCTCTAGCAAGCTGGACTCTTTGTTTCTGACCTCCACTCAAATTAATGCCTCTATCACCAATAATAGTCTGATCTCCGTATTGGAGCAACTCAAGATCTTTCTTCAGAGAGCATGCCGCAATGACTCTCTTGTAACGTTGTCTATCCATTGGACTGCCAAAAAGAATATTCTCTTCAATGTTTCCAGATTGTATCCAGGCAGTCTGAGGAACATAAGCTGCTGTGCCACTTATCCTGACCTGAAAAAAGAGGTGGGGGGAAGGTAAATGTAACAGAACTCACATATGAGTTAACATCGATTTTTTGTATTTATACTTACATGGCCACACAATTTGGGTATCTCCCCAAGTATAGATGATAGAAGACTTGATTTTCCAGAACCAATTACACCACAGACTGCCACTCTCATACTTCTCACTACACTAAGGTGTATACCAGAAAGTGTAGGGGTTGGAGAGTATGGGTTCCAAGAGAATGTACCATCCTTGATATCAATTGCCTTGTCTGTACTACTTTGTGGAACATTTATAGTTGCATCATCTGGCAGTTCTTCTTGCTGCAGAAAATGAGACAAACGGTCCAACGACACCCTTGTCTGTGCCATCATAGAGATAAGATCTGGGAAGTTCCTCAGAGGTTCTTGAAGGATCCGAAACGTTGCTAAAGCAGAAAGAACCCCTCCTGCAGTGAGCTGGCCACCGAGCAATATGCAAGTCCCAAAAGTTATGACTGAGACAAAGATAGGCGAACTCCAGAAAACGAATGTGACTGCAGCCTGTGAGTACAGAGCCCAGCGAAGCCACCTGCATTCCACATTCCTCATCGTTTCCAACTGCAGCCGGTACCGATCTTCCCATGCCTGCAGCTTCAGAATCCTCATATTCTTCAGGCACTCAGAAGTCTTGCGCATGCGCTCATCCTTGGATGCCATCAACTTATCTTGGTAGTGCTCCTGCAGCTTTGCCACAGGAACAGAGGCTGCAATCGATAGCACAGTTGCTATCAATGTTGAAACCATGGCGATCCCAACGTTCTTGTACAGGATGGCGAGGGCAAGAATGATCTGCAGTGGAAGCATCCAGATGTCATGAAAGTACCATGCATAGTCCCCCACACGCTGCACATCGACGGCCATGTAATTCACAATCTCACCACTCGTGTGGCTCTGCCGTGAGGCGTTCGACAGTCGGAGCCCCTTCCTATACACCATGGCGGTAAGCCCAGACTTGACATGGATTCCCATGATGTCCACACCCAGGTACCACTGTCGAGCAGTGAGTGTCTCAAGCAATTTTGCAACGAAAAATATGGAGGCAAGGATGTAACCTTCATGGGGGAAAGCGATGTTGCCACTGAGATAATCCACAAAGTAGCTGATCAGGTAAGGGCCAACATATGACACAATTGTGTTGACAGCAGCAAATGCACCATTGACCGCAGCCTCTCGCCAAAATGACTTCAGTATTGCCCATGTCAGTGATGGCTCCCTGTAAGGATTCTCCAGCCTCTGGCGCTCGTAGTGAGCGCTCATCGCCTTATAGCATGATTTTGCACGGTCCTTGTGCGCCAACAAGGGTATGTCAGCTAGCTCAAGTGGCCGCTGCGCACCAATTGAGAGCAACGGGCTAAGCCATGACAGTGTTGCAAGGCTGAGGATCCCAGCATCAGCGTAGGGAGTGACCCTCAAACACCCgggctcctcctctgcctctcttcgcTGCCTACCAAGCAACAGCGGCTCATGCACGCCGTTCTCATCCGTGAACTCAAATTCCAAACCGGTGGATCCCATGACACCAACCAAGCAGAGGAAGCCCAGGGCCGGGACGGACGCGAAGTTGGCAACCATGTGCGCGTAATCCACAGTGCGCGGCTCGTCGCGTATGAGGCGCCTGGAGTCGTCGTACGCGATGCCAACGCAGAGCGCGAAGGAGACCACCCACCAGACCCGTACCAGCGCCGGGAACCTGGCCCAACCGAGGGCGCGGGCCTGCAGCGCGAGCACCAGCAGCGCCGCCCAGGccaccgcctgcaccgccgGCAGCAGGAGCGCCCCCGCCGAGACGCGCGagccggccacggccacctcGTAGCTCAGCGCGGCGACCTGCGCGAGCAGCGCGTACGCGCATGACGCGAGGACGGCCCTGTGCCAGGCGCGCGCGGTCGCGGCGAGGGTcccgccaccggcggcgacggcggcggcggggccccggcgcggcgccgccttGAGGCATGACGCGCAGCGGGaggcgagcgcgcgcgcggcgcggaggagcaggagcagggcggcgagcgcgagcagcgaggcgtgcgcggcggcggcggcggcctccgggagcgggagggaggggaaggagggcgGCATTGGGAGGCGGTGGGGATCAGGAGGGGAGCGGGGAGGGGTTTAAAAGGCATTGGGTTGGGGGGCGCAGCGGCCTCGCCACGGCAGGGGAGGCAGGGCGGGGGTGCGGCCGCGCGACGCGAGGTGGGGGGGAGGAGAGCTTTTGGGCGGCGGATTACGGCATCGGCGGATGGCAACAAACGAGGCCTTTGGCGGTAGCAGCAGCCTCGCCCGCGCCTGgttcgaggaggaggaggagagagagagaggctcgCTGGGGGATTCCGGCTAATGCAGATGCCCCTCCCTAATGCTCGTCTCCTCTGTCTGATCTCCCTCACCAACTCTCGTTCGTGTTCCGGCGCGGCGTCCCTCTCGGGTCACCTCTCCGCGCCCCGCcgtggggacggcggcggcgtgggagtgggaggagtggtggtggtggtggtggtggcagtaGGTGGCGTGCGGAGCCGAGGGGGAGGAGGATTTGGGGGACGGATCGGCGTGGGCGGTGGTGGGAGAtcgacgaggcggaggcgggggacgATGCGAGGCGAGTACTTGTGGAGAGGCAGGAGGGGGTTAGGGGCGCGTAGTAGTggtggttttcttttctttttcctttttcctttctcttttctACTCCACCGCCCGACGCCCTTCTGGTTTTGGCTTGCAAACAGATGGGATGGAGCGTTAACAGGGGCACGGCGATGATGGTttatgaggaggaggagagttCGTAGCGGGCTTTGCCTTCCCGCTGCTCACTTCCATCTTTTTGGTGTCATCGTGTGCTGCATGGCGCATTTAATTTAATACCTATAGCTTCTTAAACTATGAAAAGGAAAACACTAGAGCGCATTTATTGTTAGCCTACGAGAGATTGTGGTGCGCGTATTTGCAGGGCTCGCCGGCCTGCCGGAAAACGGAATTTCCTCTTTGCAGAAGGTCCTCTGGCGGCCATTTTTATCTTCATTAAAACCTTGTTGCAATTCACATGACAGATTTCCGGGGGAAAGTAAAGCATTTCAGACCACAGGAATAACGTGCGGGGTGGGGAAAAGGGACTGCTGCTTCGTACGCGGGAGGGAACGCGACAGTGGGTGCACACTGTGATccggttcagacttcagaccgCTGCTACGTTCAATGCTTTGCGTTTTGCCCAGGAACTAGGGCATTTCTTCCAGGTTCCATTCACTTGAAACACAAAAAAGAGCCTGACGACCTCTGCCCACACCAAACCACTGGCATCACCTGCTTGTGTACGTCAATGATTGGCAACAGAACGCGCCGACGAGCTCATCACTGTGTGTAATGCTTTCGGTGGTGCTGGTAAGTGAACACCGAACAGTGACGAGCGTCCTCGCATCACCGCGCGCGCTCGTGGGAAACGCTCGACCGCGTCCTAGGAACAGACGGGTGCCGAAAAGGCAGAGGGGTTTCACTAAAAGGGCAGGGCTCCTGCTTTCGTTCCGGCCGGCCAGAAAAGCTTGCCCTTTTCTTCTCCGGTGAGGGCCGGAAAGAAAGATGCCCCTTTCGGTCACTACTCAATCGGTGATGCGGACACAACAAACGCCGCGAAGGAGCAGCATGCAGTAGTGAGAGTGAGTAGTATACTAGTAGTACGTGGCACATGCATGTGCACCAGCTGCAGGCGTAGATGCCCAGATGGACGCAgccggggggcggcggcgcgaggggggACCCCGGCCGGGGATATCTTTATGATATCTCGCGGTGGGGCACCGGCACCGGAGGAGTCGGCGGCGCATGCATGTGTGCGCGGGGGTTTATTCCGGGGAATGTCTTGAGCTGGCGCGGATTCTCGCACTACAGAAAGGTTCCTGGCTCAATTAATGCAGCGTAGATCTTGATCGGCGGGGTTCTCTTAATTATAGTAACCTTCTCTTAATTAAACTTGGGGGGTGAGGGCACTCTCTGATGGCGACCAGCCGTGAGCAAGTGGCCAGCCGTGCCGTAGCGGTCCATCTCGGTATGGGCATGCTTTTTTTTTAGAGCAACGGTATGGGTATGTTTATGATTTCCGacgtggatccgccacagtttTTCTGCTAGCATTGGCACATACTGGGGCCTCTTTGACCGTGCGTAGGATTAAATCGAGCATGCATTGACGCCCTTCTTTATCgaccttttctttttaaaagCTGATCTTCCTTGCGTCGTGTTTGACAAAGTGTACGAGCTGCAACGGAAGATGAGTGGTATGTATACGTGAGCCCTGGCTGCCCTGCTGCTGGCGAGGATGCACGACATTGTCAACGCAATTGGCTGAGGCCCCCCCTGATGAGCGCTTTGGTGCATGGGGGGTGACGGAGCAGGCACTGTCCGTCGCGCTGGGGATTGCATGCTCACCACAGCATCACACCACACGCGAACCGCTcttttaattaattattaatccCGTGTCCGTCATATATAGTTGGATCCATCCGAGATGAGGTAACACGATAAGATTGCATAATCGTTTCGCCTCCGGTGGAGTGCTCGGTTACGCGATCACCTTGTCACTGCCGTAATTGGAAATGGTCGCGTGAAGCGCGCGGGTAAATTGGTGGCCGTGGCACCAGCGCAACGCTAGCTTTGGTCTCGGTTCACGTCTCTCGGTTGCGTCTCGACCGCCGCCCATGGACCCAAGGAGAAAAAGGAGGTCGATGATGAGCCAGTGCGCGGCCGCGTGCCCTGGCACGCAACTCTCCGCAGCTAACGAATGGGATCGGAGTGAACCCGCAATCCCGCCCCCCTCGATCCGCTCCGGGTGCCGCCAGCCCGCCACCGCAGCACCGTCGAGTCGATGGATCCGTGGCCTCCAACCAGCGCCGCGTCCGGTCCGTCGGGGTTGATCGACCGGTTCGTCGCCACTCCCCGCCCACCGAGGCCAATCCAGCCGCACCACCAGGTCTCGccatcggcggcagcggcacacTCTTTTTACAGTGGTGCGGTGCAAGAGCACGTCCAGAGACATCCACTGAAAGAATGAGGAGGTGCAGGGCAGCTGGAAGCCTCTGGAATGCTTAGCTAAACATAGTTAGAGAATGCATGCCTACTGCGCCGCTTGGACGGCGTGTGGTAGTCAGGGTCCGATAAAATATCTTCTCTAGACTTATATGCCGTGTGTGTCATGTACACTGACATGTACTGCAACCCATTCACCGCCGGCCAGTATGTACAACGCTGCCAATAAACAAGTGTTTTGTTTGTCGCGGCCGGCCTCGTGTGCAGCGCAACACGAACGGACGGTGCCAGTGAATCTCCAGAGAGAAAAGATGGCGCCATAGACCAgaagcttttgcttttgcattaCTAGACTTGGCGAATCACGACCGTGCGGGTGCTTACTGTCACGCACAGCCGATGATGTTCCAGACGCGAATACCTTTAATCTCTTTCCTCCATGCCTAATTAGCAGCTTGATTAAGACCCTTCGAAGAAGAAATAAAGGCCGGGGGGATATAAAGAGCACGACACGTAATGGCAGCGTCAAAAAGCTAGTGGGGGTTGCCTTTGTTACCAGTAGCTGGTTCCTTCTTCGCAAAGGCAATGCGGCATCAGAGTGTGCAAGCAGTGGGCAGAGAAAGAGCGGCGAGGCAAGCCGGCCGACCAGCAAACGGGCGTGTCCCGTCGTGGTTTCCAGCGGTGGTGGTGCCGCGCTGCCGAGCCCGTGTACCGACACGATCGGCGACCGGCCTGGAACGGCGCTGGCCAGGCGAATTCCGGTTCCGGGTGTGGTGTGGGACGGTGCTTGGACGGATGAGGCACCGACACCAATCAGGAGACGATGACGCTCATGTTGCCCTTTCCTAATGGCGTTttgttttttgaattttttttcatatctATTGGTTTGATTGCTTGGCACAAATGGAACCGGAAAAGGAAAGCTTGACACCATGGAGCACATGCGTAAAGGGATGGTGTACAGTTGTACTTGTACGTGCACGCTTGCATGGCATGTGGTCAGGCAGAGGCAGCGGCGAGGGACAGGTGGCTCCCAGCAGACCAACTCACCAACCTGATGCTCGGTGAGATGGAGATGCAGGGCCCTTCAAAATGGTGAAAACTCCCGGGATGCAAGTTAAGGATCATTCCATGGTCCTTTAAAAGTATTGAATCGCTGGGTCTTCGCTTCAGATGGGAGATTGGAGAGACGAGCCGTGTGCATGCGTGCTGGGAATCCAACAGAGACTGCTAAGCCTGGCATGCTTGCATACACCTGTGGTTTCAAATCAAAAGAAATTCTGTGGTGGGATCATTAGTGGCCGAAATTCCTTTGCAAAGGGCCGGGGTTACTGTCAGTCAGTCACATACTACGAACACTCGGGCCACCCCACCAGCTTTGAAAAGAAGCCGACAGCTACCCCAACCCAGAAAATGACTTTTgcgttattattattattagcaCAATTAATGGAACATCTAAAAATTGCCATCCATCTTAGTTCAATAAATCCAACAATCCCTGTCGATTAGCTATTTAATGCCGCGCAATAATTAATGTTCGGCCTGAAATTCGGGGAGGATAGAGTTCCGTCCTTCTGCCTGTCTGCCATGTACGGTAGGAGGGGGTGAGTTtggttcctgtcacatcgaatatttggaggctagcaggactaagggcctgtttgggaagggggtgttaaagtttaacaccccctttttaacagattttaacacttttggttgccaaacacaagtgttaaagatgaagtgttaaaatttaacacccctcttttcataaacacatggagggggtgttaaaatgtgctaaaggtgttaaaagtggtccccctccccacttattccctggttgcccccctctctctcctcttctctctcctccactgcccccatcttccttccccgatccgcacgtcgcgcaccgccgccagtccgcccgtcgcgccgccgctggtccgcccatcgcgcgccaccgccggtccgcgccgctcctgcgtcgggatgccacgctgggcagcacgcggcgggctcgcgcgggcggcaggcggcggccagcgcgggcggcctcgcgtgggcggcggctggcgcggccggcgggtgcgggcgcgggcgaggccgatccggtggtgtggggaccggcgggcggcgcaggtggtggcggNNNNNNNNNNNNNNNNNNNNNNNNNNNNNNNNNNNNNNNNNNNNNNNNNNNNNNNNNNNNNNNNNNNNNNNNNNNNNNNNNNNNNNNNNNNNNNNNNNNNgcctcgctgtttagcctccatctgtgcaatgagttttgtaaatagtctatatttaacacttctaattaatatttagacattcgatgtgataggtgcttaAAATAAGCAACGTGATCCCACGCAGCAAATGGAGCCTTAGTATGTGTTTGGATGGAAGATAATGTAGGACAGGATGGTTCCGTCCCAGTTTtccgggatgggatgatcccatttcatatttggttgaatgggatagGTCATCccaattttttatttgattggaGAGATTGCAAcagacgggacgagcaccgtttcCTCCTTCCGTCAAACACCGTTTGTGGGGTCCACCTGTCATATTAAgtatcttcctcctcctcctcctgggccatgcCAACCCGCCGCCCCCCtctcacccgccgccgcccctgctcgtCCCACGCCGACCATGGGgccgcccctgctccacccgccgcgctgcccctctccaccccgccgccgcccctgatcCACCCCGCTGCCGCCCCTGCTCCAACCCCGGCACCCCGAtcctccccgccaccgcccctgcTCACCCCCGCCAGCCATGGAGGGTCGCGGCGGAGGTCTagctcgcccgcgcgcctgcggcggagctcgcccttGCCGGCCATGGAGGGCCGGGACGAAGCTCCAGCTCAcccgcgcggccgcggaggagctCGCCGGCTCGCTGTTGCTCCCTCTCGCGTGTCAGACGGGGGACGACGGCGTTGAAGTGGAACGACCCCGCTCGTTTTTGGCGGACGAGAGCGTTTCGAAGATTTGCGGTATATTCCCTACTAGGAACGACCTCATCCCGTATGTTTTCCACCTAAACACTAGTAAAAATAAGATCATCTCGTCCCGTCCCATTCCATCCTcgaaaccaaacgcacccttaagGCACggacaagatcagccggagtaGCATCGAGGCATCGACTAGCTAAGCTAGCTCGTGCGAGCTGAGCTGCAATGCAGCATGGGACAAGACGCGTAACGTAACCGTGTGCTCCCTGGGTGCGGCACGAGCCGAGCCCCGGGGTCTCTGGGAGATTGGGACTCTGGAGGCGGGGCACACGTGTGCGGCTGCATGGTGGCAAGCGTGTACCAGCGCTCCCGCCTCCCGAGGCCTTCTGTGGCACTGCCTGGTCGTGGTCTCGGCGGGCCCACGCGGGCAGCGTCGGGAGGGAACGGAACAAAAAGCGGCGCTGCAGGAACCAGACAAGAGGGGGCGCCACCGGAGGTGacagcggccgcggccggcgccgacgTCCGACGTGTATCCGACGTGGATGGCTGCTTAAAGAAAGAAAACTTCTAAACCAGTGTTAGCGACGGGACTGACGGGGATCAGTCGTTCCGGATGATTCCGCAACCCGGACCTAATAATTCGTCAGTGACGTGACATGTACCCGAAAACACCCATCACCTTCTCTGTGTGCTCTGAGCTTGCATCAATATATCCGCCCGCTCCTGGCCACTGCCTGCACCGTGCGGCGACATCAAATGCACAGTAAGAATTTTCTGAATTtgtgataaaaaaaagttttgtGATTTAATAGCTGGACTTTCTTTGTGCAAAGAGTTCGTGCCCAAGTTCGGCTTTGTTTTTGACCGCATGGCGACGAAACTTTCGTCACCAGCTTGTCCGACGGCGTTGTCCGGTTCCAACTTTCAACGCCCACGCGTACCCATCGTGACGTGTGCTACTGCCAGCCAAAACCTAGACTCCAAACGTAACATTTTTTACGAAACCTTTCAAATCGTTATCCTTCAGTTTGCATCATCAGCTGTTTCAACCCATTTCGTCGCtgtctttttaaaaaaattgctgCTGGTTTGATCCGGTCCGTTTT encodes the following:
- the LOC101776211 gene encoding ABC transporter C family MRP4; this encodes MPPSFPSLPLPEAAAAAAHASLLALAALLLLLRAARALASRCASCLKAAPRRGPAAAVAAGGGTLAATARAWHRAVLASCAYALLAQVAALSYEVAVAGSRVSAGALLLPAVQAVAWAALLVLALQARALGWARFPALVRVWWVVSFALCVGIAYDDSRRLIRDEPRTVDYAHMVANFASVPALGFLCLVGVMGSTGLEFEFTDENGVHEPLLLGRQRREAEEEPGCLRVTPYADAGILSLATLSWLSPLLSIGAQRPLELADIPLLAHKDRAKSCYKAMSAHYERQRLENPYREPSLTWAILKSFWREAAVNGAFAAVNTIVSYVGPYLISYFVDYLSGNIAFPHEGYILASIFFVAKLLETLTARQWYLGVDIMGIHVKSGLTAMVYRKGLRLSNASRQSHTSGEIVNYMAVDVQRVGDYAWYFHDIWMLPLQIILALAILYKNVGIAMVSTLIATVLSIAASVPVAKLQEHYQDKLMASKDERMRKTSECLKNMRILKLQAWEDRYRLQLETMRNVECRWLRWALYSQAAVTFVFWSSPIFVSVITFGTCILLGGQLTAGGVLSALATFRILQEPLRNFPDLISMMAQTRVSLDRLSHFLQQEELPDDATINVPQSSTDKAIDIKDGTFSWNPYSPTPTLSGIHLSVVRSMRVAVCGVIGSGKSSLLSSILGEIPKLCGHVRISGTAAYVPQTAWIQSGNIEENILFGSPMDRQRYKRVIAACSLKKDLELLQYGDQTIIGDRGINLSGGQKQRVQLARALYQDADIYLLDDPFSAVDAHTGSELFKEYILSALATKTVIYVTHQVEFLPAADLILVLKDGHITQAGKYDDLLQAGTDFNALVSAHKEAIETMDIFEDSDGDTVSSSIPNKRLTPSISNIDNLKNKVHENGQPSKTRGIKEKKKNEERKKKRTVQEEERERGRVSLNVYLSYMGEAYKGTLIPLIILAQTMFQVLQIASNWWMAWANPQTEGDAPKTDSVVLLVVYMSLAFGSSLFVFVRSLLVATFGLAAAQKLFVKMLRCVFRAPMSFFDTTPAGRILNRVSVDQSVVDLDIAFRLGGFASTTIQLLGIVAVMSKVTWQVLILIVPMAIACMWMQRYYIASSRELTRILSVQKSPVIHLFSESIAGAATIRGFAQEKRFMKRNLYLLDCFARPLFSSLAAIEWLCLRMELLSTFVFAFCMAILVSFPPGTIEPSMAGLAVTYGLNLNARMSRWILSFCKLENRIISVERIYQYCKIPSEAPLVIENCRPQSSWPENGNIELIDLKVRYKDDLPLVLHGVSCMFPGGKKIGIVGRTGSGKSTLIQALFRLIEPTGGKIIIDNIDISAIGLHDLRSRLSIIPQDPTLFEGTIRMNLDPLEERADHEIWEALEKCQLGEVIRSKEEKLDSPVLENGDNWSVGQRQLIALGRALLKQAKILVLDEATASVDTATDNLIQKIIRSEFKDCTVCTIAHRIPTVIDSDLVLVLSDGKVAEFDTPQRLLEDKSSMFMQLVSEYSTRSSCI